The sequence ACTGCCTCCTCCGTGGTCATACACGGCTGCCGCCAGGACCAGGCGCGGCCGCCTGCGGTACGCACCTCGGCGGCGACGAACAGCCAGTCGTCATCGTCGGGAGTCTCCGGCGGCGGCCCCTGGTAGCCGGTCGGTCGGAGGCGCAGCCACGCACCGTCGTCCGATCGGATCTCCACGGCTCAGCCCCGCCCGAGCAGGGTGACGGCCTGCGACAGCCAGTGCGGCACGTCGGCGTCGTGGTACACCCGCTCGCTCGGCTCGATCCCGGCGAGGAAGGCCGCGTACACGGCCGCCGACCGCAGCGCCGCGACCGGCCGCAGCAGCTCCACGGCCCGTTCCGGCTCGCAGCCGGGCGCGTCGGCCCGCCACCGGGCGCACCAGGCGGCCACCAGCGCGTCCGAGGCGTCGGCAGGAAGCCCGATGGTCAGTACCAGGATGTCGAAGGCCGGGTGCCCGACGAACGAGTCGCCCCAGTCGATGATGACCCGCCGGTCACCGTCGCTGCGGACGTTGCCGGGGTGCAGGTCGCCGTGCACCAGGGTGTCCGGCATGCCACACCGCCGGGCCTGCGCCAGCCGCTCCTCCAGCCCGTCCAGCACGGTGTCGGCGTGGTGCGGGGCGAGCGCGGCGCGGATCCAGCGGGCCAGGGCGGCGCCGCGCAGGTCGGGCACCCCGGCCGCCACCAGGTCGTCGGTGAGGGGCAGCGCGCGCATCTGGAGGGCGTGCTGGTCGGCGGCGATGGCGTCGCGTTCGGCCGGGTCCGCCCCGTAGCGGTCCTCCCCCGGCACGTGGTCGAGCAGCATCCGCCCGTCGTCGCCCGCGGCGAGCAGCGGCGGCACCAGGCCGGGCGTGACCGCGCCGAGCCGGCGCAGCACCGCCGCCTCGTGCCGGAAGAAGCCGGGTACCTGCTTGAGCCAGGCCGGGCCGTGCGGACCGTCGAGCCGCCAGATCGCCGACAGGTTCCAGGTGCGCCGCTGCGCCACCTCCTTCGCCGGCCGGCCGAGGCGGTCGAGGGCGGCGGTGGCCCACCCGACGGTGGCGGCCGGTCCGCCCGGCTCGGCGTAGGGCGCGCGCAGCGGGTGCGGCGGGAGTTCCAGGTCCACCGGTCGCAGCGGCACGGCGGGTGGGGCGGCCACCTCGGCCAGGTACGTCACCGCGCCGCCGATCCCCGGCCGGTCGCTGACGCCGGACAGCAGCCGCAGCACCGCGACCTCGACGGGCGCACCGCAGACGACCGCGTCGACCTCCTGCCACCAGGGAGTCGGCACCTCGTACGGAGGCAGTGCCCCGAGCAGCCGGCCGGCGGGGTCGACCAGGACGAGGGTCACGGTGCGGGTCACGGTCGCCGACGGTAGTGCCGGGGCGAGGTCAGCGGCGAGCGGTTATCGCACCGGGTCGTGGGTGCCGCGCGGCACTGCGGGCCGGCACCGGCGCAGCCGGTCCGCCGCCATCCGCCCGCCGACCGCCAGGCCGTACCGCTCGACGGCAGTGAGGCCGTACGCGCTGCACGTCGGGGTGAACCGGCACTGGCCCGGCCAGCGGTGCGACAGCCAGCGCCGGTAGCCGAGGATCGCGGCCCGGCCGGCCCGGTCGACGACCGGCGCCCGGCTGACCTGGGCGGTAGTGGCGCCAAGGGTGAGCAGGAAGGAGAAGAGCCCGAGGTCGCAGCAGTTCGGACCGTCGCACTCGCAGGCGTCACAGCCGGCGTAGGCCCAGTCGCGCTTGTTCTTGTTCTTGGCGGTGCGCCGACCCCACAGTCTGTTGATCACGCCGTACATGGTGCGACAGCCCCGCCACCCGGGCGCTGGTCAGGCCGGTCGGTCCGACGGCGTGGTGAGGGCAAAGTGGACGGTGCGGCCGGTGCGCCGCCGCCCGAGGCGGTGCGCCAGCGGGACGAGCACGCCGTGCAGCACGGGGTACTTGCGGACCAGCAGCCGGGCGGCGTGCCGCTCCTCGTCGCCGGTGAGCCGGCGCGCGGTGGCCTCGACGGCGGGGCCGGTCGCTCGCCCGCGAGCGGTGGACGGGGCGACGGTGACCCTGGGGCCGTTGCGGATGCGCCGGGTCTTGCCGGCCCGCTCGAAGCTGCGCACGTACGCACGTTCGCCGTCGACGGCGATGCTCACCGCCGTGCCGACCGGGGTGCTGTCGCGGCGGAAGCTGGTCAGCACCACGGTCTTCTGTCGGGTGAACGGCGCCCACCCCGGTGCCGCGTCGACCTCGACCGTGCCGAGCACCCCGCCGAGTTCGCGCCACCGGGCCACCAGCGCCGCCGCCGCCAGCGCGGCGGAGAGCCCGACCAGCCAGGTCTGGCCGGCGCTGCCGCCGAGGTGCCGGTCGGCGAGGTGGGTTCCGGTGTGCGCGAGCGCTCCGGCGAGGTATCCGGCCAGGGCGACCGCGGGCGCGTCGGCCCAGATCGCGGCGAGCAGCAGGGTGACCCCGATGCCCAGTTGGAACGCGCCGACGTCGTGGACGAAGTGGTGGCTGCCGGGAAAGTCGACCGCCTCGGCGAAACCGTCCGGTCGGCGCAGCGCCCACCCTCCGACCAGCAGTGCGGTCAACCCGAGCAGGGCGCAGGCGGCCCGGACGAAGCTCCTCATGCTCACTCGACGGAACGCCGTGGGAGAACGTGACGGTCCCCGGCGGTACGGTCCGGGGCATGGAACAGCGGATCAGCCTGATCACCCTCGGCGTCGCCGACCTCCCGCGCGCCCGGACGTTCTACGAGCGCCTCGGCTGGCGGGGCCAGGAGGTCG comes from Micromonospora purpureochromogenes and encodes:
- a CDS encoding aminoglycoside phosphotransferase family protein, with product MTRTVTLVLVDPAGRLLGALPPYEVPTPWWQEVDAVVCGAPVEVAVLRLLSGVSDRPGIGGAVTYLAEVAAPPAVPLRPVDLELPPHPLRAPYAEPGGPAATVGWATAALDRLGRPAKEVAQRRTWNLSAIWRLDGPHGPAWLKQVPGFFRHEAAVLRRLGAVTPGLVPPLLAAGDDGRMLLDHVPGEDRYGADPAERDAIAADQHALQMRALPLTDDLVAAGVPDLRGAALARWIRAALAPHHADTVLDGLEERLAQARRCGMPDTLVHGDLHPGNVRSDGDRRVIIDWGDSFVGHPAFDILVLTIGLPADASDALVAAWCARWRADAPGCEPERAVELLRPVAALRSAAVYAAFLAGIEPSERVYHDADVPHWLSQAVTLLGRG
- the yidD gene encoding membrane protein insertion efficiency factor YidD; translation: MINRLWGRRTAKNKNKRDWAYAGCDACECDGPNCCDLGLFSFLLTLGATTAQVSRAPVVDRAGRAAILGYRRWLSHRWPGQCRFTPTCSAYGLTAVERYGLAVGGRMAADRLRRCRPAVPRGTHDPVR
- a CDS encoding PPOX class F420-dependent oxidoreductase, which translates into the protein MRSFVRAACALLGLTALLVGGWALRRPDGFAEAVDFPGSHHFVHDVGAFQLGIGVTLLLAAIWADAPAVALAGYLAGALAHTGTHLADRHLGGSAGQTWLVGLSAALAAAALVARWRELGGVLGTVEVDAAPGWAPFTRQKTVVLTSFRRDSTPVGTAVSIAVDGERAYVRSFERAGKTRRIRNGPRVTVAPSTARGRATGPAVEATARRLTGDEERHAARLLVRKYPVLHGVLVPLAHRLGRRRTGRTVHFALTTPSDRPA